A window of Thermosipho japonicus genomic DNA:
TCATATACTTAAATTAAAATGATTAATCTTACCACAAAAAACCAAGTACCCACAATGGAATTTTATTTTTGATTGGAATGTCAAGATCATCTCTTATCACAAAATCTGAATTTTTTATCTTTTTGTTTTTACCTCCAACTTCTATTTTATAACTATCAAACACAAAATCCCCATCTTTTTCATTTTTAATTGAATATACTTTTCCAATTTCTTTCAAAGCAAAAACCACAAATGCTTCTCTGAAATTACCAATTTCACCATCAAAAATATGGTAAAATGATGGATCAGAAAGAAATATTTTATCACCTTTTGTATTAACTTTAAAGTTCTCTTTTTTGTTCACTATATTTATTAGTCCTGATTCTTGTAACACATATAGTATTTCGTATAATTTTTGCTTTCCAACGTTCCATTCTCTGCACATTGATTCAACATTAACAGTTGGAATTTTTGAATAAATTAAATAGCTAACAATAGCCCATATTAATCTTAAATGGTTATCTCTAATAGTTTCTAGAAAATATGGAATATCACTATAAATTGTCTTTTCAAGAACATTTTTCATTTTTTCTGAAAAATTTCCTTCAATATAAAAAGGACGAGTTCCTGAAATTGAATAATTTTTAAAATATTTCAAAATATCTACATCCTTTGTTATCGAAATAATATATTCTCTGTCAAAATCAAATGGTGAAGAAATTTTATTAAATTTTTTTCCAGTTTCAAAGTATAAATACTCTCTAAAAGATAATAACGGTAGTTTTACTTTAACAAATCTTCTTGAAAGGTCAGAAATTCCTTTCCTTAAAATAATGCTACTGCTATCACTTATCCAGATTTTTTTATTTGGGAAAGAATCATACAACGATTTTATTTGAATGCTCCAGTTGTTCAAATAATGGACTTCATCAACAATTAATCCATTAAAACCTTCTTGAAAAACACTTTCTCCAAGATCATAAAGTGAAATTTGTGAAAACAGTGGATCGTCTCCTGAAACATAAAATAGATTATTCTTTTTTGCACTCATTAACAAATAAGTTGTCTTACCTACTCCCCTTGGACCATATATTAACAAACCTCTTTCATTTTCAAATTTTTCAATATTTTCAAAATAAAGTCTTTTTTTATTAGGAAGAAAATTAATCATTCTTTCTTTTTTCTCTTCAAATTTTTCAAGTATTTCTACTTTTTTCATATTTTTACCCCCATTAATTCGTTCTATCACAAAACTATTATACCATATTATCGTTTTATAATAAAACGTTATATAGGTTTAATATTAAATATCGCTTTATAATAAAACGATATTAGGCAAAAAATGTTTTAAAACAGAACGATCATTTATTTATAAACAAAACTTTTGAAAATTGTATAAAAGAGTGTTGTATTGTCAAAGAGTAATAAAATAGCAATTTTCACACCGATCCAAGAATTTATTTCTTGAAGCTTTCCCTCTATGTTTTTTTATCATCATATTAATCCATTAAATTAGAGAATAACAACTAACTTTTCATTTTTAGTCAATACACTGACTAAATTAGGCCCAATTTGGTCAGTGTAATGACTATATGTTATAATATAACTTATCCAGGAGGTGAAAATATGGATTTTTCATATGTCTATAGCCAAAATCCATGGTGGGAAGATAGCAAATCAATATATCTTGATATGCATATAAGAAAATT
This region includes:
- a CDS encoding ATP-binding protein — translated: MKKVEILEKFEEKKERMINFLPNKKRLYFENIEKFENERGLLIYGPRGVGKTTYLLMSAKKNNLFYVSGDDPLFSQISLYDLGESVFQEGFNGLIVDEVHYLNNWSIQIKSLYDSFPNKKIWISDSSSIILRKGISDLSRRFVKVKLPLLSFREYLYFETGKKFNKISSPFDFDREYIISITKDVDILKYFKNYSISGTRPFYIEGNFSEKMKNVLEKTIYSDIPYFLETIRDNHLRLIWAIVSYLIYSKIPTVNVESMCREWNVGKQKLYEILYVLQESGLINIVNKKENFKVNTKGDKIFLSDPSFYHIFDGEIGNFREAFVVFALKEIGKVYSIKNEKDGDFVFDSYKIEVGGKNKKIKNSDFVIRDDLDIPIKNKIPLWVLGFLW